A single region of the Larimichthys crocea isolate SSNF unplaced genomic scaffold, L_crocea_2.0 scaffold288, whole genome shotgun sequence genome encodes:
- the LOC104935060 gene encoding ras-related protein Rab-9A codes for MMSKTTLLKVILLGDGGVGKSSLMNRYVTNKFDSHLFHTIGVEFLNKELEVDGHLVTLQIWDTAGQERFRSLRTPFYRGADCCLLTFSVEDGQSFHNLSNWKKEFAYYADVKDPDNFPFVVLGNKLDVPERQVSGEDARQWCRENGGHPYFETSAKDATNVASAFEEAIRRILALDDRADHLIHTNTVDLQRKTPPDPACC; via the coding sequence ATGATGTCCAAGACCACTCTCCTGAAAGTGATCCTCCTGGGTGATGGCGGCGTTGGCAAGTCATCGCTCATGAACCGCTACGTCACCAACAAGTTTGACTCGCACCTCTTCCACACCATCGGTGTGGAGTTCCTCAACAAGGAGCTGGAGGTGGACGGCCACCTCGTCACCCTGCAGATCTGGGACACCGCGGGTCAGGAGCGTTTCCGAAGCCTCCGCACGCCTTTCTACCGTGGCGCCGACTGCTGCCTGCTCACCTTCAGCGTGGAAGACGGGCAGAGCTTCCACAACCTGTCCAACTGGAAGAAGGAGTTTGCTTATTACGCCGATGTGAAAGACCCGGACAACTTCCCCTTTGTGGTGCTAGGCAACAAACTGGATGTGCCCGAGCGGCAGGTGTCGGGGGAGGATGCGCGGCAGTGGTGCCGCGAGAATGGTGGCCACCCGTACTTTGAAACAAGCGCCAAGGATGCTACGAATGTTGCATCGGCCTTTGAGGAGGCGATACGTCGCATTCTGGCATTGGATGACAGAGCCGATCACCTGATCCACACCAACACGGTGGACCTGCAGAGGAAGACTCCCCCCGATCCGGCATGCTGCTGA